From a single Osmerus mordax isolate fOsmMor3 chromosome 14, fOsmMor3.pri, whole genome shotgun sequence genomic region:
- the uba6 gene encoding ubiquitin-like modifier-activating enzyme 6, producing the protein MAADSMEIDDSLYSRQRYVLGDSAMQQMAQSSVFISGLGGLGVEIAKNIVLAGVKAVTLHDTRQCETWDLGSNFFIHQDDVVNQRRRVEAVHPRVAELNPYVHVETSSCPLDDATDLNFLKRYQCVILTEARLTLQKKVDLFCHSQQPPIRFIGCDTYGICVRVFCDFGEEFEVSDPTGEEPKEIFIQNITQDNPGVVTCMDSRTHGLQTGQSVLFREVNGMEELNSRSRQVTVLSPHSFAVGDTSHMQQYTHGGFFLLEKTPRTYRFETMERQLCEPHVLTPDFSKPEAPLQIHAAMLALDNFQEQHGRLPSIGCLQDAEVLVKLTEEVNNTLRNKAPVNAELVRCLSRTARGALPPLAAAAGGLASQEVLKALTGKFAPLQQWFYLDAIEVVRQLQHLSAEEFSPRGDRYDGLRACIGQSMSLELHKLRVFMVGCGAIGCEMLKNFALLGVGLTKSCGEVCITDPDLIEKSNLNRQFLFRPRHIQKPKSTMAAAATQDINPELQIDAHLNKVCPASENMYNDAFFSRLHLVVTALDNVEARRYVDSRSVSNQKPLLDSGTMGTKGHTEIIVPNLTESYNSHRDPPEEEIPFCTLKSFPAVIEHTIQWARDKFESTFAHKPSIYNVFWQTHCSPEAVIQRMQARESMEGAFQVIKLLSRRPSQWEHCVTLARLKFDKYFKRKALQLLHSFPLDTRLKDGSLFWQSPKRPPSPIQFDFNDPLHYSFVVSGARLFAGIYNVSYLEKDLSQEAVARILSHIKIPEYRPAEKRIETDETAKKPDQLKLSLSSEEERVAIAQLEEVIAADNVTPERLQMTPLLFEKDDDSNGHMDFVAAASGLRARMYAIEAADRLKTKRIAGKIIPAIATATAAVAGLVALELIKVVGGYGFESFKNCFFNLAIPVVVFTEAAPVKRTQIREDISFSIWDRWMVCGHEDFTLSDFIHAVKEKYGLEPTMVVHGVKMLYVPVMPGHNKRLKLTMQKLIKPAAERRYVDLTVSFAPDTDGDEDLPGPPVRYCFSQCGEANKP; encoded by the exons ATGGCTGCAGACTCTATGGAGATCGATGACTCACTCTACAG CCGTCAGCGCTATGTGCTGGGGGACAGTGCCATGCAGCAGATGGCCCAGTCCTcagtattcatcagtggactgGGAGGTCTGGGAGTGGAGATAG CTAAGAACATAGTCCTGGCAGGTGTGAAG GCTGTGACCCTCCATGACACCAGGCAGTGTGAGACCTGGGACCTCGGCTCCAACTTCTTCATCCACCAAGATGATGTGGTAAACCAGAGGAGAAG GGTGGAGGCAGTGCACCCCAGGGTGGCAGAACTGAACCCCTACGTTCACGTGGAGacatcctcctgccccctggaCGACGCCACAGACCTCAACTTCCTCAAGAGGTACCAG TGTGTGATTCTAACAGAGGCCAGACTGACCTTGCAGAAAAAGGTCGACCTGTTCTGCCACTCCCAGCAGCCCCCGATTAGG TTCATTGGCTGCGACACGTACGGGATCTGCGTTCGGGTTTTCTGCGACTTTGGCGAGGAGTTTGAGGTGTCGGATCCCACGGGGGAGGAACCTAAGGAGATATTCATCCAAAACATCACTCAG gacaaCCCGGGGGTGGTGACCTGTATGGACAGCCGGACCCACGGGCTCCAGACGGGCCAGAGCGTTCTGTTCAGGGAGGTCAATGGCATGGAGGAGCTTAACAGCCGCTCACGCCAGGTCACAG tcCTTTCCCCTCACAGTTTTGCCGTAGGAGACACGTCTCACATGCAGCAATACACCCATGGTGGATTCTTCCTCTTAGAGAAGACGCCTAGAACATACAGATTT GAGACGATGGAGAGACAGCTTTGCGAACCCCATGTTCTGACCCCAGATTTCAGCAAACCAGAA GCTCCACTGCAGATCCACGCCGCCATGTTGGCTTTGGACAACTTCCAGGAGCAGCATGGTCGACTTCCCAGCATCGG GTGCTTACAGGATGCTGAGGTTTTGGTGAAACTCACAGAGGAAGTCAACAATACGCTCCGAAACAAA GCCCCAGTCAATGCTGAGCTGGTGCGCTGCCTCTCTAGGACGGCCAGGggcgctctcccccctctggcCGCGGCAGCTGGAGGCCTGGCCAGTCAGGAGGTTCTCAAAGCCCTCACGGGGAAGTTCGCCCCCCTGCAGCAGTGG TTCTATCTAGATGCCATAGAGGTAGTGAGGCAGCTGCAGCATTTATCTGCTGAGGAGTTTtctcccag GGGGGACCGCTACGACGGCCTGCGCGCCTGCATAGGACAGTCCATGTCCCTGGAGCTCCACAAGCTGAGAGTCTTCATG GTGGGTTGTGGAGCGATCGGCTGTGAGATGCTGAAGAACTTTGCCCTGCTGGGGGTTGGATTGACCAAGAGTTGCGGAGAG GTGTGCATCACAGACCCCGACCTGATCGAGAAGTCTAACCTGAACAGACAGTTCCTCTTCAGACCACGCCACATACAG AAACCTAAGAGCACCATGGCAGCGGCCGCCACTCAGGACATCAACCCTGAGCTGCAAATCGACGCCCACCTCAACAAGGTGTGCCCCGCCAGCGAGAACATGTACAACGATGCCTTCTTCTCCCGCCTCCACCTGGTCGTCACGGCCCTCGACAACGTGGAGGCCCGCCGATACGTcgacag CCGCAGCGTATCCAATCAGAAACCTCTCCTGGACTCTGGGACCATGGGAACCAAAGGCCACACAGAGATCATTGTGCCAAACCTGACCGAGTCGTACAACAGCCAT AGGGACCCTCCTGAAGAGGAGATCCCGTTCTGCACTCTCAAGTCTTTCCCTGCTGTCATAGAACACACCATCCAGTGGGCCAGAGACAAG tttgaGAGTACGTTTGCCCACAAGCCCTCCATCTATAATGTTTTCTGGCAGACTCACTGTTCACCAGAGGCAGTGATACAG aggatgcAGGCCAGAGAGAGCATGGAGGGGGCATTCCAAGTGATCAAGCTGCTAAGCAGACGTCCCAGCCAATGGGAGCACTGCGTCACTCTGGCCCGCCTCAAGTTTGACAAGTACTTCAAGAGAAAG GCGCTACAACTGCTGCACTCCTTCCCTCTGGACACACGGTTAAAGGATGGCA GTTTGTTCTGGCAGTCCCCTAAGAGACCCCCGTCGCCCATCCAGTTTGACTTCAACGACCCATT GCACTACAGTTTTGTCGTCAGCGGCGCTCGACTCTTTGCCGGGATCTACAACGTCTCCTACTTGGAAAAG gatCTCTCCCAGGAGGCTGTGGCCAGGATCCTATCCCACATCAAGATTCCAGAATACAGACCTGCAGAGAAG CGCATTGAGACAGACGAGACTGCTAAGAAGCCAGATCAGCTGAAGCTGTCTCTgagcagcgaggaggagagggtggccaTCGCTCAGCTGGAGGAGGTCATCGCTGCTGACAACgtcacaccag agaggttACAGATGACCCCCCTGCTGTTTGAGAAGGATGACGACAGTAACGGGCACATGGACTTCGTGGCGGCGGCGTCCGGCCTGCGTGCCAGGATGTACGCCATCGAGGCCGCCGACCGCCTCAAGACCAAGCGCATCGCCGGCAAGATCATCCCCGCCATTGCTACGGCAACGGCAGCCGTCGCCGGACTG GTGGCTCTAGAGCTCATTAAGGTGGTTGGAGGATACGGGTTTGAGTCGTTCAAAAACTGCTTCTTTAACCTGGCCATACCTGTGGTGGTCTTCACTGAGGCTGCCCCTGTCAAGAGGACTCAGATCAG GGAGGacatctccttctccatctgggACCGCTGGATGGTGTGTGGACATGAGGACTTCACCCTCTCTGACTTTATTCATGCCGTGAag gagAAATATGGCTTGGAGCCCACCATGGTTGTCCATGGCGTGAAGATGCTGTATGTACCTGTGATGCCTGGACACAACAAGAGGCTCAAACTCAC GATGCAGAAGCTGATCAAGCCCGCGGCGGAGCGCCGCTACGTGGACCTGACCGTGTCCTTCGCCCCCGACACGGACGGAGACGAGGACCTCCCCGGCCCGCCGGTCCGATACTGCTTCAGCCAGTGCGGGGAGGCAAACAAgccttga
- the grhprb gene encoding glyoxylate reductase/hydroxypyruvate reductase b isoform X1, translating to MWCSRVALRRLQRIAVTPLTTAGGLTGAVQRQMSTLPRVYITRQIPPEGLKILRESGQVQFELWDSDDVPVPRCELLQKVRGMDALLCVLTEKIDTELLDSAGPNLKVISTMSVGFDHLNLEELKKRGIRVGYTPDVLTDSVAELTVALLLTTSRRLIEATHEAKTGGWGTWRTLWLCGYELANSTVGILGLGRIGVAIAERLKPFKVKKFIYTDVVPRPELASMINAEYVSLDELAKQSDFLTICCALTPETKEICNKNLFSKMKNTSIFINTSRGGVVNQQDLYEALSMGQIAGAGLDVTVPEPLPTSHPLFTLKNCVILPHIASASYSTRNAMSALAANNLLLGLTGQPMIKELKI from the exons ATGTGGTGTAGTCGCGTGGCTTTGCGTCGTCTACAGCGGATTGCCGTTACTCCATTAACTACAGCAGGGGGTCTAACTGGCGCAGTGCAGAGACAAATGTCAACGCTTCCACGGGTGTATATCACCCGACAAATTCCCCCTGAGGGACTGAAGATCCTCCGGGAGTCTGGACA AGTGCAGTTTGAGCTGTGGGACTCAGACGATGTCCCTGTGCCCAGATGTGAACTGCTCCAGAAGGTCAGAGGCATGGACGCTCTGCTCTGCGTTCTCACCGAGAAGATTGATACAGAGTTATTGGATTCCGCAG GTCCAAACCTGAAAGTCATCAGTACTATGTCAGTGGGATTTGACCATTTGAAtctggaggagctgaagaagag GGGGATCCGTGTGGGCTACACCCCAGACGTTCTGACGGACTCTGTGGCGGAGCTCACTGTCGCTCTGCTGCTGACCACGTCCAGGAGATTGATCGAGGCCACGCATGAGGCCAAGAC AGGGGGCTGGGGCACCTGGAGGAcattgtggctgtgtggctaCGAGCTAGCTAACAGCACAGTGGGCATCCTGGGTCTGGGGAGGATCG gggtgGCCATCGCAGAGCGCCTGAAGCCCTTCAAGGTAAAGAAGTTCATCTACACAGACGTGGTACCCAGACCTGAACTGGCCAGCATGATCAATGCAGAGTACG tctctctggaTGAGCTGGCTAAGCAGTCAGACTTCCTGACAATCTGCTGCGCTCTCACGCCAGAGACCAAGGAGATCTGCAACAAGAACCTCTTCTCCAAGATGAAAAACACCTCCATTTTCATCAATACCAGCAG gggaggggtggtgaaCCAGCAGGATCTTTATGAGGCTCTGTCCATGGGTCAGATAGCCGGCGCCGGCCTGGACGTCACCGTCCCTGAGCCCCTCCCAACCAGCCACCCGCTTTTTACCCTCAAAAACTGTG TAATTCTTCCTCACATCGCCAGTGCCTCCTACAGCACCCGAAATGCCATGTCTGCCCTGGCAGCCAATAACCTGCTGCTAGGCCTGACGGGCCAGCCAATGATCAAAGAGCTCAAGATTTAG
- the grhprb gene encoding glyoxylate reductase/hydroxypyruvate reductase b isoform X2: MWCSRVALRRLQRIAVTPLTTAGGLTGAVQRQMSTLPRVYITRQIPPEGLKILRESGQVQFELWDSDDVPVPRCELLQKVRGMDALLCVLTEKIDTELLDSAGPNLKVISTMSVGFDHLNLEELKKRGIRVGYTPDVLTDSVAELTVALLLTTSRRLIEATHEAKTGGWGTWRTLWLCGYELANSTVGILGLGRIGVAIAERLKPFKVKKFIYTDVVPRPELASMINAEYVSLDELAKQSDFLTICCALTPETKEICNKNLFSKMKNTSIFINTSRGGVVNQQDLYEALSMGQIAGAGLDVTVPEPLPTSHPLFTLKNCGESVLSITV, encoded by the exons ATGTGGTGTAGTCGCGTGGCTTTGCGTCGTCTACAGCGGATTGCCGTTACTCCATTAACTACAGCAGGGGGTCTAACTGGCGCAGTGCAGAGACAAATGTCAACGCTTCCACGGGTGTATATCACCCGACAAATTCCCCCTGAGGGACTGAAGATCCTCCGGGAGTCTGGACA AGTGCAGTTTGAGCTGTGGGACTCAGACGATGTCCCTGTGCCCAGATGTGAACTGCTCCAGAAGGTCAGAGGCATGGACGCTCTGCTCTGCGTTCTCACCGAGAAGATTGATACAGAGTTATTGGATTCCGCAG GTCCAAACCTGAAAGTCATCAGTACTATGTCAGTGGGATTTGACCATTTGAAtctggaggagctgaagaagag GGGGATCCGTGTGGGCTACACCCCAGACGTTCTGACGGACTCTGTGGCGGAGCTCACTGTCGCTCTGCTGCTGACCACGTCCAGGAGATTGATCGAGGCCACGCATGAGGCCAAGAC AGGGGGCTGGGGCACCTGGAGGAcattgtggctgtgtggctaCGAGCTAGCTAACAGCACAGTGGGCATCCTGGGTCTGGGGAGGATCG gggtgGCCATCGCAGAGCGCCTGAAGCCCTTCAAGGTAAAGAAGTTCATCTACACAGACGTGGTACCCAGACCTGAACTGGCCAGCATGATCAATGCAGAGTACG tctctctggaTGAGCTGGCTAAGCAGTCAGACTTCCTGACAATCTGCTGCGCTCTCACGCCAGAGACCAAGGAGATCTGCAACAAGAACCTCTTCTCCAAGATGAAAAACACCTCCATTTTCATCAATACCAGCAG gggaggggtggtgaaCCAGCAGGATCTTTATGAGGCTCTGTCCATGGGTCAGATAGCCGGCGCCGGCCTGGACGTCACCGTCCCTGAGCCCCTCCCAACCAGCCACCCGCTTTTTACCCTCAAAAACTGTGGTGAGTCTGTCCTCTCCATCACTGTG TAA
- the LOC136956000 gene encoding zinc finger and BTB domain-containing protein 5: MDFPGHFDQIFQQLNYQRVHGQLCDCVIVVGSRHFKAHRSVLAACSTHFRALFTVAEGDASMNMIQLDSEVVTAEAFAALVDMMYTSTLMLGESNVMDILLAASHLHLNGVVKACKHYLTTRTLPMSPPASSDRPSHQLQTDQQRHRQQQVAELAANANKNGNSNLAANAASLAANAAKSRLQRSFLLQQLGLSLVSSALGGMEEDGVGNGVGGGAVEQRASFPIRRFHKRKPSLGLSEERPRQRPRPSVEGGVSGEGEEAGLLSPDSHKMGEESNLDVTIAGLVGGVSQDDQQMPSQSDGGHCNGEVPRLMQGGVGKEEYVDGGNGPMKVKEGTEEDDEEDGRQKVVVKQEPLSSPEPVDETSDVTSQAEGSGLSDQPESRRRGEEKAEEELSPESSDRSFTSTSDPQPSSVLLQPREQQLLKASLGRGSGGGGGGVFGCGDGLDGKSGFSITSFLSAKVFGGVGAELVAGDDDLPNTTTTSDGAARHFLLGPEATGNSGSASSSLLRPLSSSHLLGGESCRSFTDAESLFLRPLHDGRVSPMGGAGAVDPFALDYQRSSLGLHSLVRASRGSAGAAAASLGFPGYRRIAPKMSAGLGGDGSLGGGAIGSLIQDASSTSSSLGGPLLRNGTGIYEAGSAPPNSSHPPQLTRASADVLSKCKKALSEHNVLVVEGARKYACKICCKTFLTLTDCKKHIRVHTGEKPYACLKCGKRFSQSSHLYKHSKTTCLRWQNSNMPGGML, from the exons ATGGACTTCCCGGGCCACTTCGACCAGATCTTCCAGCAGCTCAACTACCAGCGCGTGCATGGccaactgtgtgactgtgtcatcGTGGTGGGCAGCCGCCATTTCAAGGCCCACCGCTCTGTGTTGGCAGCATGTAGTACCCACTTCAGGGCTCTGTTCACCGTCGCTGAGGGAGACGCCAGCATGAACATGATCCAGCTGGATAGCGAA GTGGTGACGGCAGAGGCTTTTGCTGCCTTGGTGGACATGATGTACACCTCCACTCTGATGCTGGGTGAGAGTAACGTCATGGATATCCTTTTGGCCGCCTCCCACCTGCACCTCAATGGTGTGGTCAAGGCCTGCAAGCACTACCTGACCACCCGCACCCTTCCCATGTCCCCCCCGGCCTCCTCTGACAGGCCGTCCCACCAACTCCAGACAGACCAGCAGAGGCACAGGCAGCAGCAGGTAGCAGAGTTAGCAGCTAATGCTAACAAAAATGGAAATTCCAACCTGGCAGCTAACGCTGCTAGTTTAGCGGCTAATGCAGCTAAGTCCAGACTCCAGCGCTCGTtcctcctgcagcagctgggACTGAGCCTGGTGAGCTCAGCCTTgggtgggatggaggaggatggggtcGGGAATGGGGTGGGAGGTGGTGCGGTTGAGCAGAGGGCTTCCTTTCCCATTCGCCGCTTTCACAAGCGGAAGCCTTCCTTGGGCCTATCAGAGGAAAGGCCTAGGCAAAGGCCACGCCCCTCAGtcgagggaggggtgagtggcgaaggagaggaggctgggcttctctctcctgactcccacAAGATGGGGGAGGAGTCCAACCTGGATGTGACGATCGCCGGCCTTGTAGGAGGTGTGTCCCAAGATGACCAACAGATGCCAAGCCAATCGGACGGAGGCCACTGCAATGGCGAGGTGCCTAGACTgatgcagggaggggtggggaaagAGGAGTACGTGGATGGAGGGAATGGGCCGATGAAGGTGAAAGAAGGGACagaggaggatgacgaggaAGACGGCCGACAGAAG GTGGTGGTGAAGCAGGAGCCACTGAGCTCCCCGGAGCCAGTGGATGAGACCAGCGATGTGACCTCTCAGGCGGAGGGCAGTGGCCTCAGCGACCAACCAGAGTCCAGGAGGCGGGGCGAGGAGAAGGCGGAAGAGGAGCTGAGCCCAGAGAGCAGCGACCGCAGCTTTACTTCCACCTCcgacccccagcccagctctgTCCTGCTGCAGCCCAGAGAGCAGCAGCTGCTGAAGGCCAGCCTGGGCAGGGgtagtgggggtggaggtgggggagtgtTTGGGTGTGGTGATGGGTTGGATGGGAAGTCTGGCTTTAGTATCACTAGCTTCCTCAGTGCCAAGGTGTTCGGAGGGGTAGGGGCTGAGCTGGTTGCCGGGGACGATGACCTCCCGAACACAACGACGACCAGCGACGGTGCTGCGCGTCACTTCCTGCTCGGCCCAGAAGCCACCGGAAActctggctccgcctcttcctctctgctccgGCCCTTGTCCAGTAGTCACTTACTTGGAGGCGAAAGTTGCAGGTCCTTCACAGATGCTGAGTCGCTctttctccgccccctccatgATGGGCGTGTCAGCCCcatgggtggggctggggctgtagaCCCCTTCGCTTTGGACTACCAGCGCTCCAGTCTGGGGCTGCACTCGCTGGTCCGAGCCAGCAGAGGGAGTGCTGGCGCTGCTGCGGCCTCACTCGGTTTCCCTGGCTACCGACGCATAGCTCCCAAGATGTCCGCCGGCCTGGGTGGAGATGGAAGCTTAGGAGGAGGAGCAATAGGCTCTCTCATCCAGgacgcctcctccacctcctcctccctgggggGTCCCCTGCTTCGCAACGGGACTGGGATCTACGAGGCGGGAAGCGCCCCCCCTAACagctcccaccccccccagctGACGAGGGCCTCGGCAGACGTCCTCTCCAAGTGTAAGAAGGCGCTGTCGGAGCACAACGTCCTGGTCGTGGAGGGGGCCAGGAAGTACGCCTGCAAGATCTGCTGCAAGACCTTCCTGACGCTGACAGACTGCAAAAAGCACATCCGCGTCCACACGGGGGAGAAGCCCTACGCCTGCCTTAAGTGTGGCAAGCGCTTTAGCCAGTCCTCCCACCTCTACAAACACTCCAAGACCACATGCCTCAGGTGGCAGAACAGCAACATGCCTGGTGGCATGCTGTGA
- the polr1e gene encoding DNA-directed RNA polymerase I subunit RPA49: MDAKCSLVCCEEEREADQAVIVQFSNGTLQKTDQLDFTFYKNVDENNPRKKSRRLLVAESDRLSYVGNNFETGSLKCNNLCRYYVGVLNKETMKMEVHNALLFNMQPVIPGEIAPEADPSSNNQTYRDKVDSLIEAFGSNKQKRALTSRRLNQVGSETLQQAVAKAAQNVIDQKGLEALQDELSQTQAQSEFAPYLPPCHPDATSPDQVYLFDDLLTPVEYSALEAAGSKMATLSPEDLQKMRDSGGNQCVLQLLTRLPSEGPARVRQARCAYYLSLLLKLVHLKMFTRRFGQEEDCPRIIQNKLMKSFTVETFNNGRLQNMVSTSMHVKVAAYCLALLLHMGHMTADLTVLHRDLGITESKIQEVAKSMGLKLSRPARGKAKEAGHEDEHRLATLELPLVKYEPLLDNRKRKKMR, translated from the exons ATGGACGCGAAATGTTCACTCGTATGTTgcgaagaggaaagagaggcagatcAAGCAGTTATCG TTCAGTTCTCTAATGGGACCTTGCAGAAAACAGATCAGCTAGACTTTACCTTTTACAAGAACGTCGATGAAAACAACCCGAGGAAGAAGAGCAGACGCTTGTTG GTTGCTGAATCAGACAGACTGTCCTACGTTGGGAATAACTTTGAaacaggatctttaaaatgtAACAACCTTTGCAG ATACTATGTTGGAGTCCTAAACAAGGAGACCATGAAGATGGAGGTGCACAACGCTCTGCTCTTCAACATGCAGCCAGTCATCCCAG GGGAGATCGCCCCCGAGGCTGACCCGTCTAGTAACAACCAAACATACAGAGACAAG GTGGACTCTCTAATTGAGGCATTTGGCTCCAACAAGCAAAAGCGAGCCCTGACCTCACGCAGGCTGAATCAGGTGGGCAGTGAAACCCTGCAGCAGGCAGTGGCCAAGGCAGCCCAGAACGTCATTGATCAGAAGGGTCTGGAAG CCCTGCAGgatgaactgtcccagacacaGGCTCAGTCAGAGTTTGCTCCCTACCTGCCTCCATGCCACCCAGACGCCACCTCCCCCGACCAGGTCTACCTCTTTGATGACT TGCTAACCCCAGTAGAGTACAGCGCTCTCGAGGCGGCGGGATCCAAGATGGCCACCCTCTCCCCAGAGGACTTACAGAAGATGAGAGACAGCGGAGG gaaCCAGTGTGTGCTGCAGCTGCTGACGCGCCTGCCCAGTGAGGGCCCTGCCAGGGTCAGACAGGCACGCTGTGCCTACTACCTGAGCCTGCTCCTCAAACTAGTCCACCTGAAGATGTTCACACGCAGGT TCGGCCAGGAGGAGGACTGTCCTCGTATCATCCAGAACAAGCTGATGAAGAGCTTCACAGTGGAGACCTTCAACAATGGCAG GTTACAGAATATGGTGTCGACATCCATGCATGTGAAGGTGGCTGCCTACTGCTTGGCCTTGTTGCTACATATGGGTCACATGACTGCTGACCTCACAGTCCTTCACCGCGACCTAGGGATCACCGAGAGCAA GATACAGGAGGTAGCCAAGTCCATGGGGCTGAAGTTGAGCAGGCCTGCCCGGGGGAAAGCAAAAGAGGCTGGGCATGAGGATGAGCACAGGCTGGCCACTCTGGAGCTCCCTCTGGTCAAATACGAACCGCTCCTCGACAACAGGAAACGCAAGAAGATGCGTTAG